A stretch of Flavobacterium sp. N1994 DNA encodes these proteins:
- a CDS encoding TonB-dependent receptor, with protein MGASGLDIKLKGDKVIEQIPSLKDKALRINLNDNIYGTFAEIGAGQETVRHFFRSGGSSGTIAKAMSAYDKDFSDAIYGIEDDGRYVTESRLKNMLSHEVQLIEKRLSRDKHPNKLFFSFANTVSTIDFAKQFKGHGWVGIKYQVEPDEDYNEIILHMRFKENDARLQQETLGVLGVNLIYGAFYKYNDPKKLLRYLYDHLDKDQLEIDTINFSGPRFANVDNRLMSLQLVKNNMTDAVMFGPDGKNILPASILYKKNILALRGSFRPVTQVNMDMYERSLKMFLEESKVEKDNTLVIFEITLSNLRSEGEIDERDFMDRAELLCALGQTVMISNFQEYYKVVEYFASYTKARMGLAMGVNNLVDIFDEKYYRHLSGGILEAFGKLFYRDLKVFLYPMEDENGEIITSQNLKVHPRMKELYKFFAYNGKVVDITDFDKGHLKIFSREVLKMINEGIPGWEKLLPEGIAEIIKQHHLFGYDPNKVLQKA; from the coding sequence ATGGGAGCATCTGGATTAGACATCAAATTAAAAGGCGATAAAGTTATTGAGCAAATTCCTTCGTTAAAGGATAAAGCTTTACGTATCAATCTTAATGATAATATTTACGGGACTTTTGCTGAAATTGGTGCTGGTCAAGAAACAGTAAGACACTTTTTTAGATCAGGAGGCTCATCAGGAACAATAGCCAAAGCGATGTCGGCATACGATAAAGATTTTAGTGATGCCATATATGGTATTGAAGATGATGGTAGATATGTTACTGAGAGCCGATTAAAAAATATGCTTTCACATGAAGTTCAATTAATTGAAAAACGTTTAAGTAGAGATAAGCATCCTAATAAATTATTTTTCAGTTTTGCCAATACCGTTTCAACAATAGATTTCGCAAAACAATTTAAAGGACATGGTTGGGTTGGTATAAAATACCAAGTAGAACCAGACGAAGATTACAATGAGATTATTCTTCACATGCGTTTTAAAGAAAATGATGCTCGATTACAACAAGAAACTCTTGGTGTATTGGGGGTAAACTTGATTTACGGTGCATTCTATAAATACAATGATCCTAAAAAATTACTACGTTATCTATATGACCATTTAGATAAAGATCAATTAGAAATTGACACTATTAATTTTTCTGGTCCTCGTTTTGCCAATGTTGACAATCGATTGATGAGTTTACAATTGGTTAAAAATAATATGACTGATGCAGTAATGTTTGGTCCTGACGGAAAAAACATTCTTCCGGCATCGATACTTTACAAAAAAAACATATTAGCTTTAAGAGGAAGCTTTCGTCCAGTTACCCAAGTAAATATGGATATGTATGAGAGATCGCTGAAGATGTTTTTGGAGGAAAGTAAAGTAGAAAAAGACAACACTTTGGTAATTTTTGAAATCACCTTATCCAATTTACGTTCAGAAGGTGAAATTGATGAAAGAGATTTTATGGACAGAGCTGAATTGCTATGTGCACTCGGACAGACTGTAATGATTTCTAATTTCCAAGAATATTATAAAGTAGTAGAATATTTCGCAAGTTATACCAAAGCTAGAATGGGATTGGCCATGGGAGTTAATAATTTGGTTGATATTTTTGATGAAAAATACTATCGCCATTTGAGTGGTGGAATTCTAGAGGCTTTTGGGAAATTATTCTATCGCGATTTAAAAGTTTTCTTGTATCCAATGGAAGATGAAAACGGTGAAATTATTACTTCTCAAAATCTTAAAGTTCATCCAAGAATGAAAGAGCTATATAAGTTCTTTGCTTACAACGGTAAAGTTGTAGATATCACTGATTTTGATAAAGGCCATTTAAAAATATTCTCTCGAGAAGTGCTGAAAATGATTAATGAAGGAATTCCTGGCTGGGAAAAATTGTTACCAGAAGGTATTGCAGAAATTATAAAACAACATCATCTTTTTGGTTACGACCCTAATAAAGTTTTACAAAAAGCATAA
- a CDS encoding MBL fold metallo-hydrolase, with amino-acid sequence MQVYFLGTGTSQGIPVIGSDHPVCKSHDSKDKRLRVSVWIVCDNQSFVIDCGPDFRQQMLTSNCTQLDALLFTHEHADHTAGLDDIRPFFFKQKKDIPVYAHHRVIENLKKRFDYIFETENKYPGAPNVQSFVVNNNEPFNIGSIEIIPVEVDHSNLQVFGYRIQDFVYLTDVKSINEIEIKKLKGIKVLVVNALREEPHHSHFSLQDALDFIYLVQPEKAYLTHISHLLGFHEEVQKKLPPNVFLAYDNLKITI; translated from the coding sequence ATGCAAGTTTATTTTCTTGGTACTGGAACTTCTCAAGGTATTCCCGTAATAGGGAGTGACCATCCTGTTTGTAAAAGCCATGATAGTAAGGATAAAAGATTAAGAGTATCTGTATGGATTGTTTGCGATAATCAATCTTTTGTAATTGATTGTGGTCCCGATTTTAGACAACAAATGTTAACTTCCAATTGTACCCAACTCGATGCTCTACTTTTTACACATGAACATGCTGATCACACTGCTGGTTTGGACGATATCCGTCCCTTTTTCTTTAAACAAAAAAAAGATATACCCGTTTATGCCCATCATCGAGTTATAGAAAATTTGAAAAAGAGATTTGATTACATTTTTGAAACAGAAAATAAATACCCTGGCGCTCCCAATGTGCAATCATTTGTTGTAAACAATAATGAGCCTTTCAATATTGGATCAATTGAAATTATTCCGGTAGAAGTAGATCATAGTAACCTACAAGTTTTTGGGTATAGAATACAAGATTTCGTATATTTAACAGACGTGAAATCTATTAATGAGATTGAAATTAAAAAATTAAAAGGAATAAAAGTATTGGTTGTTAATGCTTTGCGAGAAGAACCACATCATTCTCATTTTAGTTTGCAGGATGCGTTGGATTTTATATATTTGGTTCAGCCTGAAAAAGCCTATTTGACACATATCAGTCATCTTTTGGGTTTTCATGAAGAGGTACAAAAAAAATTACCGCCTAATGTTTTTTTGGCATACGATAATTTAAAAATTACAATTTAG
- a CDS encoding alpha/beta hydrolase — MNLSLHHLVREPKIKLEKNPLLLLLHGYGSNEEDLFSFAAELPDNYYVISARAPYDMMYGSYAWYAINFDADENKFSDIGQARASRDIIANFIDELLANYAIDSDNVTLIGFSQGSILSYAVALSYPEKIQRVVAMSGYLNTEIAVDDFATNDFTNLKIFASHGMVDQVIPVEWARKSIPVLEQLGIQVVYKEYPVGHGVAPQNFFDFKNWLQS; from the coding sequence ATGAACCTATCGCTTCATCATCTCGTTAGAGAACCTAAAATAAAATTGGAGAAAAACCCTTTGCTCTTATTGCTTCATGGTTATGGAAGTAACGAAGAGGATTTATTTTCCTTTGCTGCTGAACTTCCCGATAACTATTATGTAATTTCTGCTCGAGCACCTTATGATATGATGTATGGAAGTTATGCTTGGTATGCTATCAATTTTGATGCAGATGAAAACAAGTTTTCTGATATAGGACAAGCTCGTGCTTCTCGAGATATTATTGCGAATTTCATTGATGAATTGCTTGCTAATTATGCTATTGATTCTGATAACGTAACTTTAATTGGCTTTAGTCAAGGTAGTATTTTGAGTTATGCAGTAGCATTATCTTATCCTGAAAAGATACAACGAGTCGTTGCTATGAGTGGGTATTTGAATACAGAAATTGCAGTGGATGATTTTGCAACTAATGATTTTACGAACTTAAAAATATTTGCATCCCACGGAATGGTTGATCAAGTCATTCCTGTGGAATGGGCAAGGAAATCAATACCCGTTTTAGAACAATTAGGAATTCAGGTAGTTTATAAAGAATATCCTGTTGGACATGGAGTTGCTCCACAAAACTTCTTTGATTTTAAGAACTGGTTACAATCCTAA
- a CDS encoding dihydroorotase, with amino-acid sequence MNLILRKATIIDPESPFHNQTVDVKITNGLFEKIGTSLPQSDTHQEFQQEGLHISRGWFDTSVSLGEPGFEDRETITNGLEVAAKSGFTGIALQPNSYPIIDNQSQVHFVKQKAVTSATELYPIGALTKNSEGKDLAELYDMKNAGAVAFGDYGKSLANANLLKIGLQYVQDFDGLVIAFCQDDSIKGNGVVNEGVVSTRLGLKGIPNLAEELIVARNLFLLEYTGGRLHIPTISTAQSVALIKAAKANGLKVTCSVSVHHLVLTDEKLEGFDTRYKVSPPLRTDEDRKALIAGILDDTIDCITSDHNPIDIEHKKMEFDLAKNGTIGLESVFGALLTVLPLDKVIAKLTSGKHILNIESQIIAENNKVAISLFTATDKWTFEKEHILSKSKNSAFLGQQMQGRVIGIYSNEKLVLA; translated from the coding sequence ATGAACCTAATTCTCCGAAAAGCCACCATTATTGACCCTGAAAGTCCTTTTCACAATCAAACAGTTGATGTAAAAATCACGAATGGTCTCTTCGAGAAAATTGGAACATCCTTACCTCAATCCGATACCCATCAAGAGTTTCAACAAGAAGGGTTACATATTTCTAGAGGCTGGTTTGATACTAGTGTTTCTCTAGGTGAACCAGGTTTTGAAGACAGAGAGACTATTACTAACGGATTAGAAGTAGCTGCTAAAAGTGGGTTTACAGGTATTGCTTTACAACCCAACTCCTATCCTATTATTGACAATCAATCCCAAGTACATTTTGTTAAGCAAAAAGCGGTTACTTCGGCAACGGAGTTATATCCTATTGGTGCCCTAACTAAAAACAGTGAAGGCAAAGATTTAGCAGAGCTATACGATATGAAGAATGCGGGGGCTGTGGCTTTTGGTGACTATGGTAAAAGTTTGGCAAATGCTAATTTGCTTAAAATTGGCTTGCAATACGTACAAGATTTTGATGGTTTAGTAATTGCCTTTTGTCAAGATGATAGCATCAAAGGAAACGGTGTTGTTAATGAAGGAGTAGTTTCTACTAGATTGGGATTAAAAGGAATTCCTAACTTAGCAGAAGAATTGATAGTCGCTCGAAACCTTTTTTTACTGGAATATACTGGTGGAAGATTACATATTCCAACGATTTCTACAGCTCAATCAGTAGCGCTTATCAAAGCGGCTAAAGCCAATGGATTAAAGGTTACTTGTAGTGTATCAGTACATCATTTGGTTTTAACTGATGAAAAACTGGAAGGTTTTGACACCAGATATAAAGTATCCCCTCCTTTACGAACGGATGAAGATAGAAAAGCATTAATTGCGGGGATCTTAGATGATACCATCGACTGCATTACAAGCGATCATAATCCGATAGATATTGAGCATAAAAAAATGGAATTTGATTTGGCTAAAAACGGAACCATTGGATTGGAAAGTGTTTTTGGTGCTTTGTTAACTGTATTGCCTTTGGACAAAGTTATTGCAAAATTAACTTCTGGTAAACATATTTTAAATATTGAAAGTCAAATTATTGCAGAAAATAATAAAGTAGCTATTTCACTATTTACAGCAACCGATAAATGGACCTTTGAGAAAGAGCATATTTTGTCGAAATCAAAAAACAGCGCCTTTCTAGGACAACAAATGCAAGGTCGGGTAATTGGAATTTACAGTAATGAAAAATTAGTATTAGCATAA
- a CDS encoding vWA domain-containing protein, translated as MQFKHPEILYFLFLLVIPILVHLFQLRRFKKEYFTNVQFLKELSIQTRKSSTIKKWLLLFTRLLLLTFLILAFAQPFFSAKDSKKSGNEMYIILDNSFSMQAKGKQGELLKRAVQDLLEHTPQTQNFSLLTNSDNYWNTDIKSIQKDLQDLKYSAAPFQLDNLIAKVNARKSAFNKDIIVITDAVGLEANQTKSFRKEDNIYFILPEAEQKNNIAVDSVYIQQTLDSFYEIGVKLSANGDDFKDIPIALFNKNKLIAKTLINFETNTKTINFTIPKEDFHGYVSITDKGLAYDNTYYFSISKPSKTNVISIGDTDKSNFLGRIYTSDEFNYTNYPLANLDYNLLEKQDAIVLNELKDIPQALQTTLKSFVTKGGNLVVIPAQESNATALNSFVANFGALQFKALTIGERKVTKINFNHPLFSTVFEKKIDNFQYPTTKASFGLSSTTPSVLTYDDQSAFLTSLPGDLSSVYVFAAPINKANSNFQNSPLIVPTFYNMAQSSQKTGVNAIIIGESQPFIVDALLSKDEILTVKNATESFIPVQQLLNTKVKMTFGDNPSEAGNFGIFNGGNLVQNISFNYNRTESNLSLANPDAVAQYKEIDDIETVFNTIQIDRTDTQIWKWFVILALLFLALELLIQKFVK; from the coding sequence ATGCAATTCAAACACCCAGAGATTCTTTACTTTCTTTTCTTATTGGTTATCCCAATTTTGGTGCATTTGTTTCAATTGCGTCGTTTTAAGAAAGAATATTTTACCAACGTCCAATTCCTAAAAGAACTATCGATACAAACCCGTAAAAGCTCCACTATCAAGAAATGGTTGTTGCTTTTTACCCGATTGTTATTGCTTACGTTTCTGATTTTAGCTTTTGCACAACCTTTCTTTAGTGCTAAGGATAGCAAGAAATCGGGGAATGAAATGTATATTATTTTGGACAATTCCTTTAGTATGCAAGCCAAAGGAAAGCAAGGGGAATTACTGAAACGTGCGGTTCAAGATTTATTAGAACATACCCCTCAGACGCAAAACTTTTCGTTACTTACCAACTCTGATAACTATTGGAACACCGATATAAAATCGATTCAAAAGGATTTACAGGATTTGAAATACAGTGCTGCTCCTTTCCAATTGGATAATTTGATTGCTAAAGTGAATGCTAGAAAGTCGGCCTTCAACAAAGACATTATCGTCATTACAGATGCTGTTGGTTTGGAAGCTAATCAGACTAAGAGTTTCCGAAAAGAAGACAATATTTACTTTATCCTACCAGAAGCTGAGCAGAAAAACAATATTGCTGTTGATAGTGTTTATATCCAACAAACATTAGATAGTTTTTATGAGATTGGCGTTAAACTATCCGCTAATGGGGATGATTTTAAAGACATTCCGATTGCGTTGTTTAATAAGAATAAGTTAATTGCTAAAACACTAATTAACTTTGAGACCAACACTAAAACCATCAACTTTACGATTCCTAAAGAAGATTTTCATGGGTATGTTTCGATTACGGATAAGGGATTGGCTTATGACAACACCTATTATTTCAGTATTTCAAAACCCAGTAAAACGAATGTTATCAGTATTGGTGATACCGATAAAAGCAACTTCTTAGGACGTATTTATACCAGTGATGAGTTTAATTATACAAATTATCCGTTAGCCAATTTAGATTATAATTTACTAGAAAAACAAGATGCTATTGTCTTGAATGAGCTTAAAGACATTCCACAAGCGCTGCAAACCACATTGAAATCGTTTGTTACTAAAGGGGGGAATCTTGTTGTCATTCCGGCTCAAGAGAGTAATGCAACTGCTTTGAATTCCTTTGTGGCTAACTTTGGAGCGTTGCAATTTAAAGCCTTAACTATTGGGGAAAGAAAAGTGACTAAAATCAACTTTAACCACCCTTTATTCAGTACAGTTTTTGAAAAGAAAATTGATAACTTTCAATATCCTACTACTAAGGCATCGTTTGGTTTGAGTAGCACCACGCCATCGGTTTTGACTTATGATGATCAAAGTGCTTTCTTGACTTCGTTACCAGGTGACTTGTCGTCTGTCTATGTTTTTGCGGCACCTATTAATAAGGCTAATAGTAACTTTCAAAACTCGCCACTCATAGTTCCGACGTTTTATAATATGGCTCAAAGTAGTCAAAAAACGGGTGTGAATGCCATTATCATTGGCGAAAGCCAACCGTTTATAGTGGATGCTTTATTATCTAAAGATGAAATCTTAACGGTAAAGAATGCAACTGAAAGCTTTATACCTGTGCAACAATTATTGAATACGAAAGTAAAAATGACTTTTGGAGACAATCCATCAGAAGCCGGAAATTTTGGTATCTTTAACGGAGGAAACTTGGTGCAAAACATCAGCTTTAATTATAACCGTACAGAAAGCAACTTATCCTTGGCTAATCCTGATGCGGTTGCCCAATATAAAGAAATAGATGATATTGAAACCGTGTTTAACACCATTCAAATAGATAGAACCGATACACAAATCTGGAAATGGTTTGTGATTTTAGCCTTACTCTTTTTAGCATTAGAACTACTCATTCAAAAATTTGTAAAATGA
- a CDS encoding DEAD/DEAH box helicase, whose amino-acid sequence MSTFEQFNLPKSLQKAVDELGLTTPTPIQEKSFSVIMSGRDMMGIAQTGTGKTFAYLLPILKQWKFVATDTPRIVILVPTRELVVQIAAEVEKLTQYMSVRTLGVYGGVNINTQKKAVYQGIDVLVGTPGRIMDLALDNVIRFDSIQKLVIDEFDEILNLGFRTQVTSILSMIRTKRQNILFSATMTDEVDAMLDEYFDFPEEVSLAASGTPLEKIEQLGYKVPNFLTKVNLIIELLQDEAYERVLLFVNNKKTADLLAEKLEEVFPEQFGTIHSNKSQNYRLQTMATFQAGEIRGIVTTDVMARGLDISDITHVINVEFPEIQEQYIHRIGRTGRADKSGIAISLVSPREEEIMIEAELLMEKEITFLPMPKNVEVAVRLLEFEKDKKKLKVILKTNKLEGGASFHEKAKKNTKVNLGGPSKTKKKTGTSVNRNILKNRAAKRKKK is encoded by the coding sequence ATGAGCACTTTCGAGCAATTCAATCTTCCAAAATCATTACAAAAAGCCGTTGATGAATTAGGGTTAACTACGCCTACTCCTATTCAGGAGAAATCTTTTTCGGTGATTATGTCGGGTCGCGATATGATGGGCATTGCGCAAACAGGTACCGGTAAAACCTTTGCCTACCTCTTGCCTATTTTAAAGCAATGGAAGTTTGTTGCCACCGATACGCCCAGAATAGTTATCCTAGTTCCCACAAGAGAATTAGTGGTTCAGATTGCTGCAGAAGTTGAAAAACTGACTCAGTATATGTCGGTTCGTACGCTTGGTGTTTATGGAGGTGTCAATATCAATACTCAAAAAAAAGCAGTCTATCAAGGAATTGATGTGCTTGTAGGTACTCCAGGTAGAATCATGGATTTGGCATTGGACAATGTGATTCGGTTTGATAGTATTCAGAAGTTGGTGATTGATGAGTTTGATGAGATACTGAATTTAGGTTTCCGAACTCAGGTAACTTCCATTTTGAGTATGATTAGAACCAAACGACAAAACATTTTGTTTTCGGCTACGATGACCGATGAAGTAGATGCCATGTTGGATGAGTATTTTGATTTTCCAGAAGAAGTTTCTTTAGCAGCTAGTGGCACTCCATTAGAGAAAATAGAACAATTGGGTTACAAAGTGCCTAACTTTTTGACTAAGGTTAATTTGATTATCGAATTACTCCAAGACGAAGCTTACGAAAGAGTGTTGCTTTTTGTCAATAATAAAAAAACAGCCGATTTATTAGCTGAGAAATTAGAGGAAGTGTTTCCTGAGCAATTTGGTACCATTCACTCGAACAAATCACAGAACTACCGTTTACAAACCATGGCCACCTTCCAAGCTGGAGAAATCAGAGGTATTGTAACTACGGATGTTATGGCTAGAGGTTTGGACATTTCCGATATCACACACGTTATTAATGTGGAATTCCCTGAAATACAAGAACAATACATTCACCGTATTGGTAGAACGGGTCGTGCGGATAAATCGGGGATTGCAATCAGTTTAGTTAGTCCACGTGAGGAAGAAATCATGATTGAAGCTGAGCTGTTGATGGAAAAAGAAATTACATTCCTTCCCATGCCTAAGAACGTGGAAGTAGCTGTTCGTCTGCTCGAGTTTGAAAAAGACAAGAAGAAGCTGAAAGTTATTTTAAAGACTAATAAACTGGAAGGTGGTGCGTCGTTTCATGAGAAGGCCAAGAAAAATACTAAAGTAAACCTGGGGGGGCCATCGAAAACTAAGAAAAAAACGGGAACTTCGGTGAACCGAAATATTCTTAAAAATCGAGCCGCTAAAAGGAAGAAGAAATAA
- a CDS encoding transporter — MKNTIYMMVVAFMLSTYGYSQCACCAGAGAGAANGDFNNGILTLNKNQFVIETYTDYRKINQNLPPVTDVADDEAPLTSMIIQSLGVRYGVTKSITLSALVPYVFLHTNTGNDNGFGDLVVLGTFNVFSKNNFNLALQAGIELPTGIQKNANFDNTTVVVGSGSYDPMVGIIVAKSWDKLTLQANALYKQTTKGFKDNYYSSIAIQNLSLSYRILGQNAFCSMIKEDKTEEKPKQEVSNLGWAISAGYYGEWLDKLKEDDVADDNSGYYMGYATVGNNISYKSWSFPVTVSLPVIQNMNGEQNTGGFRLRFGIIKSF; from the coding sequence ATGAAAAATACAATCTATATGATGGTGGTAGCTTTTATGCTATCTACCTATGGCTATAGTCAGTGTGCTTGTTGTGCTGGCGCTGGCGCAGGTGCCGCTAATGGCGATTTTAACAACGGGATATTAACCCTAAACAAAAACCAATTCGTTATAGAAACTTATACCGATTACAGAAAAATAAATCAAAACCTTCCGCCAGTAACTGATGTTGCTGATGATGAAGCCCCATTAACTAGTATGATTATCCAATCACTCGGTGTTCGTTATGGAGTAACCAAATCGATTACCCTTTCAGCATTAGTGCCTTATGTTTTCTTGCATACCAATACAGGGAATGATAATGGTTTTGGGGATTTAGTGGTGTTAGGGACTTTTAATGTGTTTTCTAAAAACAACTTTAATCTAGCCTTGCAAGCTGGTATTGAATTGCCAACGGGTATTCAAAAAAATGCCAATTTCGATAATACTACTGTAGTGGTAGGCTCAGGTTCCTATGATCCTATGGTCGGAATTATTGTAGCTAAAAGTTGGGATAAACTTACTTTGCAAGCTAATGCTTTATACAAACAAACCACCAAAGGGTTCAAGGATAATTACTATAGTAGCATTGCCATTCAAAACCTATCGTTAAGCTACAGAATATTGGGGCAGAATGCCTTTTGTTCTATGATAAAAGAAGACAAAACTGAGGAGAAACCAAAACAAGAAGTGTCGAATTTAGGTTGGGCCATCTCAGCAGGGTATTACGGCGAATGGTTAGACAAACTAAAAGAAGATGATGTTGCCGATGACAATTCGGGTTATTATATGGGGTATGCCACTGTAGGCAATAACATCAGTTATAAATCATGGAGTTTTCCGGTAACTGTTTCCTTACCCGTAATTCAAAACATGAACGGTGAACAGAACACTGGCGGTTTCCGATTGCGATTTGGGATAATCAAATCTTTTTAA
- a CDS encoding TIGR02757 family protein, which produces MNKLELKEFLDEKVLLYNHPTFIDSDPIQIPHQFSLKEDIEIAGFLTATIAWGNRKMIINNSKRMITMMGNSPYDFVMHHTDSQLENLDSFVHRTFNSQDFLTFIKGLQHIYTNHQGLESAFAKNQQALSMQPSISEFKKLFFEVSHQPRTMKHVSDPMQGSAAKRINMFLRWMVRQDKAGVDFGLWKSIPMASLSCPLDVHSGNVARKLGLLSRKQNDGKALAELDASLRQLDATDPVKYDFALFGLGVFEGF; this is translated from the coding sequence ATGAATAAGCTAGAGCTTAAAGAGTTTCTTGATGAGAAAGTCTTACTTTACAACCATCCTACATTTATTGACAGTGACCCCATTCAGATTCCGCATCAGTTTAGTTTGAAGGAAGATATTGAAATTGCTGGCTTCTTAACGGCTACTATAGCTTGGGGAAACCGCAAGATGATTATCAACAATAGCAAACGAATGATAACAATGATGGGGAATTCTCCCTATGACTTTGTGATGCACCACACAGATTCGCAACTTGAAAACTTGGATAGCTTTGTACATCGCACTTTTAATAGTCAAGACTTCCTTACGTTTATCAAAGGTTTACAGCATATTTATACCAATCATCAAGGATTGGAATCGGCTTTCGCCAAAAATCAACAAGCTCTATCTATGCAACCTAGTATATCCGAATTCAAGAAATTGTTTTTTGAAGTTAGCCATCAGCCACGGACTATGAAACATGTTTCTGATCCTATGCAAGGTTCCGCTGCTAAACGTATTAATATGTTCTTACGCTGGATGGTACGACAAGATAAGGCTGGTGTTGACTTTGGTCTTTGGAAAAGTATTCCGATGGCCTCGCTTTCCTGTCCTTTGGATGTGCATTCAGGTAATGTGGCTCGGAAATTAGGCTTACTATCACGGAAACAAAATGATGGTAAAGCATTGGCTGAATTAGATGCTTCGTTACGTCAACTAGATGCTACTGATCCGGTGAAGTATGATTTTGCTTTGTTTGGACTTGGGGTATTTGAGGGGTTTTGA
- a CDS encoding LIC_10190 family membrane protein, with protein MILILLCWVYIFFSAMAFGIAFSKALRISKLEIVTTNILGLFAITLLASVWAFFGPINIGFHFLLLLLTFLFCWWNKSAFTTVLITTYKEILSYSTPFRMLFVSFCILILAQSATLPFIYDNETYYIQTIKWLNEYGFVNGLGNLHLFFGQTSGWHITQSVYSFSFLYDRFNDLNGFCLLLGNFFAFQKLHSYFTTGNRMELLFGLLPFTYVFLFQFVSAPSPDFPVYMFAFILFSLYLENSIEGKKTAFIVITILALFAFYSKVTAVVLLLFPIVLLFKHFHHLKKHIIPLTCIGSFVFLLFVLKNTVLTGYPLFPLLNGRMDDLDYTIPSEIMSFFFSKSMLHSFYIPNSAYDNAATLELLKHYFLYNGLASYIGLVTVFILFITPFVIIKKHLSKSLWTIYAAFVILVVLLCFSSPQYRFYVYFTLFFSLLILSMLISTQKWILRFYTASLIIVGIVVLVPLSFGSMTDNEMLTKNSTLHLKDILLPEPNSKWQGEFKKTSIGNMSYHSPKDMSYFWLTGNGDLPCVSGIQLEYFQQGFSFIPQQRSMDMKDGFFAQKVSNHE; from the coding sequence ATGATACTTATTTTACTCTGTTGGGTATACATTTTCTTTAGTGCAATGGCTTTTGGCATAGCTTTTAGCAAAGCATTGCGCATATCTAAATTGGAAATCGTTACTACAAATATACTTGGTTTATTTGCTATTACGCTTTTGGCCAGTGTTTGGGCTTTCTTTGGTCCCATTAATATCGGCTTTCACTTTTTATTATTACTGCTTACATTTCTTTTTTGTTGGTGGAATAAGTCCGCTTTCACTACTGTTTTAATTACAACTTATAAAGAAATACTATCCTACTCTACTCCTTTTAGAATGCTGTTCGTTAGCTTTTGTATTTTAATACTAGCACAAAGCGCCACCTTGCCCTTCATCTATGACAATGAAACCTATTATATCCAAACGATTAAGTGGCTTAACGAATATGGTTTTGTAAACGGCTTAGGTAATTTGCATTTGTTTTTTGGACAAACTAGTGGTTGGCACATTACACAAAGTGTCTATAGCTTTTCTTTTCTTTACGATCGCTTTAATGATTTGAATGGATTTTGTTTGTTGCTGGGTAATTTCTTTGCTTTCCAGAAACTGCATTCTTATTTCACTACTGGCAATCGAATGGAGTTGCTTTTTGGATTACTACCTTTTACCTATGTCTTTCTATTCCAATTTGTCAGTGCGCCATCCCCTGATTTTCCTGTGTATATGTTTGCCTTTATACTATTTTCACTGTATTTAGAAAACTCAATCGAAGGAAAGAAAACTGCTTTTATTGTAATTACAATACTAGCTCTGTTTGCCTTTTATAGTAAAGTTACCGCGGTAGTATTGCTCTTGTTCCCCATAGTTTTATTATTCAAACATTTCCATCATTTAAAGAAACACATTATACCCCTAACTTGTATCGGTAGTTTTGTGTTCTTACTTTTTGTATTAAAAAATACTGTACTCACAGGATACCCTTTATTTCCATTGCTTAACGGCAGAATGGATGATTTAGATTATACTATCCCTTCAGAAATCATGTCTTTTTTCTTTAGTAAAAGCATGTTACATTCTTTTTATATTCCGAATAGTGCTTATGATAACGCAGCTACTTTGGAACTCTTAAAACACTACTTCTTGTATAACGGATTGGCCAGTTATATTGGTTTGGTTACCGTATTCATCCTTTTCATAACACCTTTTGTAATTATCAAAAAGCATTTATCTAAATCGCTTTGGACCATTTATGCTGCCTTTGTCATATTGGTTGTTTTGTTGTGCTTTAGTTCACCACAGTATCGGTTTTATGTTTATTTTACCTTATTCTTTTCGCTATTAATACTATCGATGTTGATTAGTACTCAAAAATGGATACTTCGCTTCTATACCGCAAGTCTTATAATAGTTGGAATAGTAGTTCTTGTTCCCCTTTCGTTTGGTAGCATGACCGATAATGAGATGTTGACTAAAAACAGCACCTTACACTTGAAGGATATCCTACTACCTGAACCAAATTCAAAATGGCAGGGCGAGTTTAAGAAGACTAGTATTGGCAATATGTCATATCATTCACCTAAAGATATGTCTTACTTCTGGCTTACTGGCAATGGCGATTTGCCTTGTGTCAGCGGCATACAGCTTGAGTATTTTCAACAAGGCTTTTCTTTTATTCCGCAACAACGAAGTATGGATATGAAAGATGGCTTTTTTGCTCAAAAAGTAAGTAACCATGAATAA